A window from Solanum stenotomum isolate F172 chromosome 7, ASM1918654v1, whole genome shotgun sequence encodes these proteins:
- the LOC125870769 gene encoding protein FATTY ACID EXPORT 3, chloroplastic: protein MALSYTPTSLGLTSTQRLCNVRTSLVVRSVSKFSLGFGFRSGLVPLAQHSFRNRTILPFAASHEESKPSDVELEKDNNDLKEEAEAQEEAWKQTLASFKEQAMKVQAVSQEAYEVYSDKAMIILKETSEKLKIQADKAREDWTIIAKEISEESKEYLTTAAENSPEPVKDIVETFVSSADELNDVSKVRDFYVGIPYGTLLSAGGFLYFMLSGSTAALRFGVVLGGALLALSVSSLRSWRSGESTSLALKGQAAIATILFVREFRLMLQKPFIFNFITATISGGVAAFYAYRILMDGEQTKGSNSAAQTDS, encoded by the exons ATGGCGCTTTCTTATACTCCTACATCTCTAGGCCTTACTTCCACTCAGAGACTCTGTAATGTAAGAACTTCCCTTGTGGTTAGGTCTGTTTCCAAGTTTAGCCTTGGCTTTGGCTTCCGCTCCGGCTTGGTTCCGTTGGCTCAACATAGTTTTAGGAATAGAACGATTCTCCCCTTCGCAGCTTCACATGAGGAATCG AAGCCTTCAGATGTTGAATTGGAGAAGGACAATAATGATCTTAAGGAGGAGGCTGAAGCGCAAGAAGAAGCCTGGAAACAGACCCTAGCTTCCTTCAAAGAACAAGCGATGAAGGTGCAAGCTGTGTCACAAGAAGCATATGAGGTGTATTCCGATAAAGCTATGATCATTTTGAAAGAAACTTCtgagaaattaaaaattcaagCGGATAAGGCAAGAGAAGATTGGACTATAATTGCAAAGGAAATTAGTGAGGAGAGTAAAGAATATTTAACCACTGCTGCTGAGAACTCACCTGAACCTGTGAAGGATATTGTTGAAACATTTGTTTCCTCTGCAGATGAATTGAATGACGTGTCGAAAGTGCGAGACTTTTATGTGGGAATACCTTACG GAACTCTTCTTTCTGCTGGTGGCTTTTTGTACTTCATGCTAAGTGGAAGCACTGCTGCCCTTAGATTTGGTGTTGTACTTGGAGGTGCTCTTTTGGCCTTAAGCGTCTCAAGTTTACGATCATGGAGAAGTGGAGAGTCGACTTCACTAGCTTTAAAGGGACAGGCAG CCATTGCTACCATCTTATTTGTCAGAGAATTTCGCTTGATGTTGCAG AAACcgtttattttcaattttattacaGCCACCATCAG TGGAGGGGTGGCAGCATTCTATGCTTATAGGATCTTAATGGATGGTGAGCAGACAAAGGGTTCAAACTCGGCAGCACAGACAGATAGTTAA